Genomic window (Streptomyces sp. RerS4):
GTCCTGCATCTGCACGAGGACCACCCGCTCGGGGACGCACCGCACGGCGGTCTCCTCGTAGACCTCTCGCACCGCCGTCTCGGCGGGCTGCTCCCCGGGTTCGGCGATCCCGCCGATCACCGACCACTGTCCGCTGTCGGCCCGTCGGCCGAGCAGGACCCGACCCCCGTCGTCGAAGACGACGGCGGACACGCCGGGCAACAGGAGCAGTTGTCGCCCCGCGCGGGCGCGGATGGCGCGGATGAACTCCGGTGTGCTCATGCCCCGACCTTACGAGACCTCCGGCCGGCCCAGGCCCAGCCGAGCCCGCCGGCGGCGACCAGCAGCAGCGCGTACTCGGGCAGCGGGCCCAGGCGGGTCGCGGGGGTCTCGGTCGAACGCAGCGGGATCTCGGCGACCAGCGCGTCGGCGGTGAACAGCTTCGTCTGCGAGACGACCGACCCGTCGGGCCGGATGACCGCGCTGACCCCGCTGGTGACGGGGACGAGGACCGTCCGGCTGTGCTCCACCGCCCGGACCCGGTCCATGGCGAGCTGCTGGTAGGTCATCTCGGTCCGCCCGAACGTGGCGTTGTTGCTCGGGACGGCGATGACCTGCGCGCCCGCCCGGACGGTGGAGCGGACCGCGTCGTCGAAGGCGGCCTCGTAGCAGGTGACCATGCCGACGCCGGTGCCCGCCATGTCGAACACGCCCGGTTCCTTGCCGGGGCCGAAGTCGCGGCGCACCCGGTCCACGTCGGAGCTGAAGAGCCGGACGAAGGAACGCATCGGGATGCGTTCGCCGAAGGGCTGGATCTTGCGCTTGTCATAGGTGTCGGTGGGGCCCTTGACCGGGTCCCACAGGATCATCGTGTTGCGCAGCGGCCCGGTCTCGGGGGCCAGGACGGAGCCGATCGCGACGGGCACGCCGATGGCCTTCACGGCGCGGTCGATGACGGCGTAGGCGTCGGGCTGCGTGTACGGGTCGATGTCGGAGGAGTTCTCGGGCCAGACGACGAAGTCGGGCTTCGCGGCGCGGCCCGCCTTGACGTCCTCGGCGAGCTGGACGGTGCGGTTGGCGTGGTTGTCGAGGACCTGGCGGCGCTGCGCGTTGAAGTCGAAGCCGGCGCGCGGGACGTTGCCCTGGATCACCGCGGCGACGGCGGTGCCGTCCTCGGCGGCGTCGGAGACCAGCGGTCGGGCCGCGAGGGCCACGCCGATCGGGGCGGCGACGGCGAGGGCGGCGAGGGCGGCGGTGCTCCGGCGGGGGTGGGAGCGGGCGATGCGCATGGCCTCGTAGAGGCCGAATCCGCACAGCGCGACGGCGAACGACAGCAGCGGGGTGCCGCCGAGGGCGGCCAGCGGGACGAAGACGCCCTCGGCCTGGCCGAAGGCGAGCTTGCCCCAGGAGAAACCGCCGAACGGGGCCCGTGCGCGCAGGGCCTCGGTCGCGACCCAGACGGCGGCGGCCCACAGCGGCCAGGCGGGCAGCCGGCCGACGAGGGCGATGCCGAGGCCGGCGAGGCCGATCAGCAGGGATTCGAGGGTGACGAGCGCCAGCCAGGGCACCGGTCCGACGCCCTGACTCGTCCAGACGAGCAGCGGCAGCAGGTAGCCGAGCCCGAAGACGAAACCGAGGCCGAAGCCCGTGCGGGCGCGGCGGCCGCGCAGGCAGCCGGCGAGCAGCGCGAGCGCGAAGGGGGCCAGCCACCACAGGGGGCGGGGCGGGAAGCTGACGTAGAGCAGCACGCCGGCGAGGGCCGCGAGGACGATCCGCAGCGCCCCGGCGCCCTTGCGCGGGCTCCGGCTCGCGTCGGACGGGGCTTGGGTTCCGTGCGGGCGGTCGGTTCCGGGATCCGTCGTGGCTCGACCGGCGGCTCCGGAGGGCTCGCTTCCGGCGGCGCGGGTGACACTGCTGCTCATCTGGCGGAGTGTACGTCCCCGGACCCCGAGGACCGGTAAGGAGCCGAGGGGAACGTGGTGTGGAACGCCGTGGCGATCAACGGGCGAGGGTGCGCAGGTGGGCGCGCAGGACGCGGACGGCGTTCTCGGCGTCGTCGACGGTCACCGTGAACATCTTGCCGTCGCCGAGCCGCAGCTGTACGCCCTCCCCGCGGCGGACGATCACCGCGGTGCCCTTCTCGGGCCGCCAGCGGTAGCCCCAGCCGCCCCACTGCTGCGGGGTGATGCTCGGCACGAAGTCGGCGGAGGTGACCTGGTCGAGGCGGATCGTCCGGCGCGGCAGCCCGATGTGGCCGCAGCGGACGATCAGGGCCTCGGAGTCGATCGTGACGGCCACGTACACGAAGGCGAGCGTGCCGTAGAGGATCAGCAGACCGGCGGCGAGGCAGCCGATCACGGACATGAGCAGCGGCACCCCGGTCCAGGCGTGGTCGACGGCGAGCGTGACGCCGAGCGCGAGGCAAAACGCACCGGCCAGCGCCAGCAACCACTGCGCGCGGTTGGAGGCCCGGCCGGTCCAGAGGGGACCAGGGGGGTGCGCGGTCATGTGCAGCAGCGTACTCACCTTCCGCATGGGCGCCACCGCCTCTGCGCCACTCGGCGCACCGCTCTCGGAGAGGCGCCTGCCCACGCTTGACCTCGACCAAACTTGAGGTTCTACGGTCGTCGTCATGAGGCCACGGCAGACCAACGACGAAACGGACGGCGCCGAAATGACCACGAAGACAGAGACCAACACCGACACCGGCACCGGCACCGACACCGGCGTCGACACCGACGCCGGCCGGCAGGTGGACGAGACCGTCCCGGAGCGCTACCGCTCCGCCGTGGTGCCACACATCATGGTGTCCGACGCGCCCGCGGCCATCGACTTCTACGCGCGGGCCTTCGGCGCCGTCGAGGAGTTCCGCCTCGACCACCCCGACGGCGGCGTGATGCACGCCGAGATCCGGATCGCCGGAGCGGTCCTGATGCTCGGGGACACCCCGCACGGTCTCTTCGCCGCCCCCACCACCCTCGGCGGAACCTCGGTCGCGCTGCACGTGTTCGTCCCGGACGTGGACGCGCTCTTCCGCACCGCCGTCGCGGCCGGCGCGGAGCCCGTCCGGGAACCGGCCGACCAGTTCCACGGCGACCGCACCGCCTCCCTCCGCGACCCCTTCGGCCACCTGTGGATCTTCCTGACCCACCTCACGGACGTCCCCTTCGAAACCCTGACCCACCGCCTCACGGAAGCGGCAGCCGGGGCGTAGGGCCGCCCCCTCACGGTTCGGCACGAACGGTTCCGTTCCAGCGGGAGCGCCGGGGTTACCTTGACCACGTGAATCAGGATCGAAGGGAGACCGGCCGTCTGGACCGGGCCGAGGGGGCCGTCCTCGGGTCGGCGGCGGGAGACGCGCTCGGAGCGCCCTACGAGTTCGGCCCGGCCGGTCAACTCTCCGCACGCGCCGAGGAGATGCGCGGGGGCGGCGGCTGGGATGCGGGCGAGGCCACCGACGACACGCAGATGGCGGTGCTCGTCGGCGAATCCCTGCTCGAACGGGGCCGCCTCGAACTCCCCGACATCTTCGCGCGGTTCCAGCGTTGGGCGGCGGGCGCGCCCAAGGACATCGGCCTCCAGACCGAGGACGTACTGACCAACGGCGAGTCCTGGGACTTCGCGGCGGCCCTGCACTTCCGGACCAACGCGCGGGCGGCCGGCAACGGTTCCCTGATGCGCGCCTCGACCTCGGCGGTGTACTTCGCGCCGGCCGGGCGGCAGGCGACCATGGACGCCGCCCGGCGGATCGCCGCCCTCACCCACGGCGACCGGGCGGCCTGGGAAGGCACCGCCGTCCTGCACGAACTCGTACGGATCGCCCTGGACGGCGGCGACCCGGTGACCTCGCTGCCCGACGTCCTCGACGCGGTGCACGCCGACCACCGCGCGCGGTACGCCCGGGTGCTCGCCCCCGACTGGCACCCCGACCTGGCCACCGAGTTCAACGGGGCGGTGTGGCCCTGCCTCGGCTCGGCGGTGTGGGCGCTGCGCACCACGTCCGGGTTCGCGCAGGCCATACGGGCCGCCGTGGACCTGGGCGGTGACACCGACACCGTCGCCGCCGTGACGGGCACCCTGGCCGGGGCGGTGTACGGAGCGACGGCCGTCCCCGCGGCGTGGACGGACCCGCTGCACGTTCCGCTGCCCGGGTTCGGCGACCGGGTCCTGGACGCCGGCGCGCTGCGCGTTATGGCGCGCAGACTCGCGGGCGGAGCGGGATCAGCGAGGGCGGGGTAAGGGGGCGAGGGGGGTCAGCCGCAGCCGCAGCCGCCGCATCCTCCGCAGCTGCTGCCGCCGTCGCCACCGCCGCCGCAGCCGGCGGTCGTGCCGGTGGTCGCCGCGGTGCCGGTGGCCGTGGTGCGGGTCCGCTTGCTGCGCTTCTTCGCCCATTCGTCCATTGCGCGGCGCGCCTCCTCCCCCTCTTGCCACCGCCGCGCCGCACGGTACGACTCCCTGGCCGGGCTCCACGGCGCCAGGCCGTGCCGCCGGCGGGGTGACAGGGGCGCGGCCGTGACGTAGGAGCTCAGCGTGCGGCCGTACGCGCCGTCGTGGACGGCGTACTCCAGGACGATCTCGGCGCCCTCGTACGGCGCCCCGTACAGCACCGCTTCGAAGGGTTCGCGGAAGGCGTCGATGTCGTGCGGTCCGGGGCCGGGCTGCTCCCCGTCCTTCCAGGCGGCCGGCAGGCGCGCTCCGCCCAGGGTGTCCTCCTTGCGGGGGCGGCAGGAGAGCAGGGGCCGGCCGGTGGTGTCGTCGGCGTCGGGGTACAGCCAGAGGCGTCCGGACGGCCCGGCCCGTACACCGACCACCAGGGCGGGTTGCGGTCCGCGGTACAGCCGTCGCGAGGCCAGGTCGGCGGTCCAGCCCCGGCCGAGGAGGGTGGTACCGGCGACCAGGAGCGGCAGGGCCACGCCCTGCTGGCCCACGGCGTCGTAGGGGGCGGCGGCTCCGTGTCCGCCGATGTCCTCCGTGATGCCGTCGACGAGGATGCCCACGGCGACCAGGCACAGGAAGGCGCCGCCCAGCACGGCGGGCATGCCGCGCCGGTCGTGGCCGCGCGGCAGTCGGTCCGGCAGGGGGAAGCGGGCCGGTCCGGCCGCCGCGCGGGCCGAGCGCTCCTGTCGGCGGCGGTCCCACAGCCGTACCAGCGACCCGACCAGCGCCCACAGGGACAGGGCGCCCGCCAGGACGACATCGGCGCGCCCGGAGGCGAGGTCCGGCGCCGATTCCGTCACGAGCACGGCGGCGGCCACGGCGGCGGCGCCCGGCAGGTACCGGTACCAGAACGGGAGGGCCGCCAGCAGGAGGGTCACGAGGTAGGCGTGCCAGGCCGTTCCGACCGCGTCCGCCGACCCTCCGGTCGACAGGGTCAGGGCGAACACGCCGGCCACGAGGCCGGCGAGGACCCGACTCCCGGCGGCGGGGGAGAAGATGCTCGGGGTGAGCTGCTTCCGCCACCGTTCGGAGTCAGCAACACCCCATGTCCGTATGCCAGTTGCCGGTTTCACGCCGGCAGGAAGGTGCTTGGCGTAGGCAATCATGCGCCCAGTATGGGAGCGCGGGCGGATCGACGGAACAGGGTTGTTCGAGCAGGCCCTGGGCGCCCCGGCGTCAGCCGCCCACCACCGCGTCCCGCGCGGGCTCCGCGATGAGGCGGCCCTCGGCGTAGCCGAGCGCGGTGGCCGACAGGGCGGCCGGACGTCCGCTGTGCAGGACGGTCAGGGTGCCGGTCGCGGGCAGCTCGGGCTGCGGGGCGAGCCCGATCCGGCGCAGGGCCTGTACGGCCACGGCCTCGGCGGAGCCGTGGTAGATCGGCTCCACTCCCCCGGTGCGGGCGGCGACGGCGGCCCGGATGGACCCCTCGACGAGTTCGTAGTGCGTGCAGCCGAGCACGATGTCCGTGACGTCTGACGGGGTGAGGGCGGCGGCGGCCGCCACGGCCCGCGCGACGGCGGCCTCGTCGGCGTACTCGACGGCGTCGGCGAGCCCCGGGCAGGGGACCTCGGTGACCGTGGCGCCGGCCGCGAACTCGCGGATCAGACCGCGCTGGTACGGGCTGCCCGTGGTGGCCGGGGTGGCCCAGATCGCGACCCGGCCACCGGCGGCCGCGGCGGGCTTGATCGCCGGGACCGTGCCGATGACGGGGATGTCGGGCTCCAGCTCGGCCCGCAGGGACTCCAGGGCGTGCACGGAGGCGGTGTTGCAGGCCACGATCAGCGCGGCGGGGCGGTGCGCGGCGGCGGCCCGTGCGACGGCGCGCGCCCGCTCGGTGATGCCGGCGGGGGTACGCGGCCCCCAGGGCATGCCGTCCGGGTCGGACGACAGCAGCAGATCGGCGTCGGGCCGCAGCCGACGCGTCGCGGCGGCCGCAGCGAGGAGGCCGATTCCGGAGTCCATGAGCGCGATCTTCACCTGGTCACCTTAGTCGACCGGCCCCTCGCGTCTCCGCGCGCCGAGGCGCCACACCCGTACGAAATCACCGCATAGCGTCCCAAAAAATCCCCGATACACATCCCGATACGACGATGTCGCGCGAGGCGGCGAGTGGGTCGCGCGACACCGCCCCCCGGCTTCGGCAGACTGCCGCCATGGGCCTCCTCCTCGCCGCCGCCTGTGCCTCCCTCGCCGCCTGGCTCTGGCTCACGCTCGCCCAGGGCATGTTCTGGCGTACCGACGTCCGTCTCCCCCCGCGCACCGCCCCCGCCCGCTGGCCCTCGGTCGCCATCGTGGTGCCCGCGCGGGACGAGGCCGAGGTGCTGCCGCGCAGCCTGCCGTCCCTCCTCGCCCAGGACTATCCCGGCGAGGCCGAGGTGGTCCTCGTCGACGACGGCAGTACGGACGGTACGGGCGAGCTGGCCGTCCGCCTCGCCGCTGAGTACCCCGGGCTGCCGCTCACGGTGGTCTCCCCCGGCGAGCCGCCGGCCGGCTGGACGGGCAAGCTCTGGGCACTGCGGCACGGCATCACCCACGCCCGCCGCGCCCACCCCGACGAACCCCAGTACCTGCTCCTCACCGACGCCGACATCGCCCACGAACCCGACAGCCTGCGCGAGCTCGTCGCCGCAGCGACCTCCGCCGACCTCGACCTCGTCTCGCAGATGGCGCGGCTGCGGGTGGTCGGCTTCTGGGAGCGGCTCGTCGTCCCCGCGTTCGTCTACTTCTTCGCTCAGCTGTACCCCTTCCGTCGGATCAACCGGCCGAGCGCCCGCACCGCCGCGGCGGCCGGCGGTTGCGTCCTGCTGCGCACCGAGACCGCCGTCCGCGCGGGGGTGCCGGACGTGATCCGGCAGGCCGTCATCGACGACGTGTCCCTCGCCCGCGCCGTCCGCGGCGCCGGCGGTCGGATCTGGTTGGGGCTCGCGGACCGGGTCGACAGCGTGCGCCCCTATCCGCGCCTGGAGGACCTCTGGCGGATGGTGTCCCGCAGCGCGTACGCGCAACTGCGCCACTCCCCCGCGCTGCTGGTGGGGACGGTGGCCGGGCTGGCCCTCGTCTACCTGGTGCCGCCGGTCGCGCTCGTGACGGGGATCGCGACCGACCGGCCGGCCGTCGCGTGCGCCGGGGGTCTCGCCTGGCTGCTGATGGCCGGCACCTACCTGCCGATGTTGCGCTACTACCGCCAGTCGGCCGTGCTCGCTCCGCTGCTTCCGCTCACGGCGCTGCTCTACCTGTTGATGACCGTCGACTCGGCGGTTCAGCACTATCGGGGGCGCGGAGCCGCGTGGAAGGGCCGAACCTATGCCCGCCCCACCGACGCCTGAAACCGGCGAGGAGCGGCTGTCGGTACGTCATCCGAGGTCACCGGGTTGTGACACCCCGTCAGCGACAACAGGGTGTATCCGCCAACCGGTGAGTACGAGCAATGACAAGGCGGGGCGCAAGTGACGAATCGTGCAGGTGAACGTCTGATGAAAGCTGGGGCTCTGACCTGGGAATATGCAGGTCAGGGCGGGGTTGACGGCACCTCGCTATGGACCCCGTGAAGTCGTGGGCTTAACTTAGGTCCCATGACCTCCCCCCGCTCCACTTATGGCGGCGGTTACTACTCCGCGCCCTCTTTCCCGGACACCCCCATCTACGACTCCCTCGTCGCCGAACGCGGCACTCCGCAGATCGCCCCGATCCGCGTTCCGGCCGCCTACGAGTCGCCCAGTGCCGGTTACGCGAGCGGTGGTTACCTGCCGGCCCTCCCTTCCGCTTTGCCCGCCCTGCCGCCCGCGATGCCCCAGCAGCAGGCGCCGGCGTACGGGTACCCGTACCCCCACCAGACGGCCCATCAGCCGCAGATGCCGGCGCCGATGCCCGTGCCCATGCCCCTCCAGCACGCGCCGGCGCCGTACATCCCGCAGCAGCAGCCGGTCCCGGTTCGCGGCGGGTACGTACCGCAGCCCCAGCCGCAGCAGCCCCGACCGGTCGCCGCCGGCACGGGGTACGAGGCGATGCGCCCGGCGGCCCCGCGC
Coding sequences:
- a CDS encoding NUDIX domain-containing protein, yielding MSTPEFIRAIRARAGRQLLLLPGVSAVVFDDGGRVLLGRRADSGQWSVIGGIAEPGEQPAETAVREVYEETAVRCVPERVVLVQMQDPIVYPNGDICQFQDITFRCRAVGGQARVNDDESLDVAWFDTDALPPLGTFALDRVRRALLDEPTWFEAPAVVAEAP
- the lnt gene encoding apolipoprotein N-acyltransferase, producing MSSSVTRAAGSEPSGAAGRATTDPGTDRPHGTQAPSDASRSPRKGAGALRIVLAALAGVLLYVSFPPRPLWWLAPFALALLAGCLRGRRARTGFGLGFVFGLGYLLPLLVWTSQGVGPVPWLALVTLESLLIGLAGLGIALVGRLPAWPLWAAAVWVATEALRARAPFGGFSWGKLAFGQAEGVFVPLAALGGTPLLSFAVALCGFGLYEAMRIARSHPRRSTAALAALAVAAPIGVALAARPLVSDAAEDGTAVAAVIQGNVPRAGFDFNAQRRQVLDNHANRTVQLAEDVKAGRAAKPDFVVWPENSSDIDPYTQPDAYAVIDRAVKAIGVPVAIGSVLAPETGPLRNTMILWDPVKGPTDTYDKRKIQPFGERIPMRSFVRLFSSDVDRVRRDFGPGKEPGVFDMAGTGVGMVTCYEAAFDDAVRSTVRAGAQVIAVPSNNATFGRTEMTYQQLAMDRVRAVEHSRTVLVPVTSGVSAVIRPDGSVVSQTKLFTADALVAEIPLRSTETPATRLGPLPEYALLLVAAGGLGWAWAGRRSRKVGA
- a CDS encoding VOC family protein, with the protein product MVSDAPAAIDFYARAFGAVEEFRLDHPDGGVMHAEIRIAGAVLMLGDTPHGLFAAPTTLGGTSVALHVFVPDVDALFRTAVAAGAEPVREPADQFHGDRTASLRDPFGHLWIFLTHLTDVPFETLTHRLTEAAAGA
- a CDS encoding ADP-ribosylglycohydrolase family protein; this translates as MNQDRRETGRLDRAEGAVLGSAAGDALGAPYEFGPAGQLSARAEEMRGGGGWDAGEATDDTQMAVLVGESLLERGRLELPDIFARFQRWAAGAPKDIGLQTEDVLTNGESWDFAAALHFRTNARAAGNGSLMRASTSAVYFAPAGRQATMDAARRIAALTHGDRAAWEGTAVLHELVRIALDGGDPVTSLPDVLDAVHADHRARYARVLAPDWHPDLATEFNGAVWPCLGSAVWALRTTSGFAQAIRAAVDLGGDTDTVAAVTGTLAGAVYGATAVPAAWTDPLHVPLPGFGDRVLDAGALRVMARRLAGGAGSARAG
- a CDS encoding aspartate/glutamate racemase family protein, translating into MKIALMDSGIGLLAAAAATRRLRPDADLLLSSDPDGMPWGPRTPAGITERARAVARAAAAHRPAALIVACNTASVHALESLRAELEPDIPVIGTVPAIKPAAAAGGRVAIWATPATTGSPYQRGLIREFAAGATVTEVPCPGLADAVEYADEAAVARAVAAAAALTPSDVTDIVLGCTHYELVEGSIRAAVAARTGGVEPIYHGSAEAVAVQALRRIGLAPQPELPATGTLTVLHSGRPAALSATALGYAEGRLIAEPARDAVVGG
- a CDS encoding glycosyltransferase, coding for MGLLLAAACASLAAWLWLTLAQGMFWRTDVRLPPRTAPARWPSVAIVVPARDEAEVLPRSLPSLLAQDYPGEAEVVLVDDGSTDGTGELAVRLAAEYPGLPLTVVSPGEPPAGWTGKLWALRHGITHARRAHPDEPQYLLLTDADIAHEPDSLRELVAAATSADLDLVSQMARLRVVGFWERLVVPAFVYFFAQLYPFRRINRPSARTAAAAGGCVLLRTETAVRAGVPDVIRQAVIDDVSLARAVRGAGGRIWLGLADRVDSVRPYPRLEDLWRMVSRSAYAQLRHSPALLVGTVAGLALVYLVPPVALVTGIATDRPAVACAGGLAWLLMAGTYLPMLRYYRQSAVLAPLLPLTALLYLLMTVDSAVQHYRGRGAAWKGRTYARPTDA
- a CDS encoding DUF6643 family protein, with the translated sequence MTSPRSTYGGGYYSAPSFPDTPIYDSLVAERGTPQIAPIRVPAAYESPSAGYASGGYLPALPSALPALPPAMPQQQAPAYGYPYPHQTAHQPQMPAPMPVPMPLQHAPAPYIPQQQPVPVRGGYVPQPQPQQPRPVAAGTGYEAMRPAAPRPVASAAQVPSYEDPYGRPYQGRGY